One Paenibacillus riograndensis SBR5 DNA segment encodes these proteins:
- a CDS encoding glycoside hydrolase family 43 protein gives MKYNNPVIKGFYPDPSVCQVANTYYLVCSSFQYFPGVPIFESKDLINWVQIGHCLTRTSQVQLDTVDSSGGVFAPTLRYNNGRFYMTTTNDTTRQNFYVWTDDIYGEWSEPIHVDQGGIDPDLYFEDSKTYFMSNGTDDYGVGGIIQCEIEIETGRKLTPSRSVWQGSGGRYLESPHLYKIHGRYYLLAAEGGTEYGHMITYARGDSPSGPFEAYSNNPVLTNRNLGGYELQGVGHGDLVQDSDKNWWLIHLGFRQTGQYLTYHHLGREVFLTPVTFGDDGWFTAGHHGTTLMSFETERIADTIIQQEKKVFTFENTDWNLDWCYLRHPVPGNYLLEPDKVRLKGTGVTLDAPFSPTFVGIRQKDFNGVISCRISLTNGEAGITLYMDENHHYDLALRNHDHGYEIIERLNVGDIKSIEKAVELGHCNSATLVIKSAPTHYRFYAQIDDSEILLGAAHTKYLSSEVAGGFTGVLIGMYATGESPDSHAEFTDFSCEYY, from the coding sequence TTGAAATATAATAACCCGGTCATTAAAGGGTTCTACCCCGACCCAAGCGTTTGCCAAGTGGCCAACACCTATTATTTGGTCTGCAGTTCCTTTCAGTATTTCCCTGGTGTTCCGATTTTTGAAAGCAAAGACCTGATCAATTGGGTACAAATCGGTCATTGCCTAACCCGGACAAGCCAGGTTCAGCTAGACACTGTGGACAGTTCCGGCGGTGTCTTTGCTCCCACCCTGCGTTACAACAACGGCCGATTCTACATGACAACTACCAATGATACTACACGCCAGAATTTCTATGTCTGGACTGATGATATTTACGGTGAATGGTCTGAACCCATTCATGTGGATCAAGGGGGAATCGATCCGGATTTATATTTTGAAGATAGCAAAACATACTTCATGAGCAATGGGACAGATGATTATGGAGTTGGAGGTATTATCCAGTGCGAAATCGAAATTGAAACCGGACGCAAGCTGACACCAAGCCGCTCAGTATGGCAGGGATCGGGCGGAAGATATCTGGAAAGCCCTCATTTGTACAAAATTCACGGACGATATTACCTCTTGGCAGCTGAGGGAGGAACCGAATATGGACATATGATCACATATGCACGGGGGGATTCTCCTTCCGGCCCGTTTGAAGCCTATTCGAATAATCCCGTACTGACCAATCGTAATTTAGGCGGTTATGAACTGCAAGGGGTTGGACACGGGGATCTGGTTCAAGACTCAGATAAGAATTGGTGGCTTATTCATCTCGGATTCCGGCAGACCGGACAGTACCTTACGTATCATCACTTGGGACGCGAGGTATTTCTGACCCCAGTTACTTTTGGTGATGACGGCTGGTTTACGGCAGGTCATCATGGCACCACTCTTATGAGCTTCGAGACAGAACGTATCGCAGACACCATCATTCAACAAGAGAAAAAAGTCTTCACGTTTGAGAACACTGACTGGAATCTGGACTGGTGTTATCTGCGTCATCCGGTCCCAGGAAATTATCTGCTAGAACCTGATAAAGTCCGGCTCAAAGGAACTGGAGTGACGCTCGATGCTCCATTCTCCCCGACCTTTGTCGGGATTCGCCAAAAAGACTTCAATGGAGTGATTTCATGCCGTATCAGCCTTACTAACGGCGAAGCCGGTATCACTCTCTATATGGACGAAAATCACCATTATGATCTGGCCTTGCGTAACCATGATCACGGATACGAGATTATTGAACGGCTGAATGTCGGCGATATTAAATCAATTGAAAAAGCTGTAGAGCTGGGCCACTGCAACTCTGCAACCCTGGTTATCAAATCTGCTCCTACTCACTATCGCTTCTATGCTCAAATCGATGATTCCGAGATTTTACTTGGAGCAGCGCACACGAAATATCTCTCCTCAGAAGTAGCAGGAGGGTTCACCGGTGTACTGATCGGGATGTATGCCACTGGTGAAAGTCCCGATTCCCATGCGGAGTTTACAGATTTCAGCTGTGAATACTATTAA